The segment gacgtcctgcacgtcatgacgctcgactacgttcagtaggattcttgcaaaaacactcatcaagaggacgctcttcaggaaagcgcaagacaggatttcctttgccatactgccaataaatttaagttgcaagctttttagtccatctgaaagggctttccagatgataaattttgttagttcctaagttcaggactacgctgccgaagttgaacatcggggtcctacctgccgaaagcccagtctcttatcaggattcttgccccttcctcgattgatacaggaatgggaaaaataatatgctcgacttcctggattacgttttgtcaattcagttgTTGTGCTTACTTATGTTGTGgttagtctttatttttaattctcttcgttatgttgcgtggcgtacttacggGTTCTTATtctctcacttcttcttctttgttttcgttgttacgggtaatgtttgaagggttatttgtcatatgggctaaccttcatctatcactagttacggttgagtttcttctctcgttggaacatttagtttatttattcttcactaagTCTCTTTATATGATAAAAACAGGGGTTGTATATCTTTGGGatactgggcaagttaaacacctctgctataaaaatttcttataattggaataaacacagtttacacactttacactacacttggaacagagtgagaaggaacgcaGCCTTCCCGTATAAGGTCTGGTTCTTGACTACTTTTCtctggcacttcaaatgaagtttcgacctaactacttcttctagctcctcctcaaatgtcctttaggacacctcctacttcttcatgaatggccttcattacttccggtgccacctctagattcgtctgattggtttcgtccctcgacggtaaccacccactgaaggagtcaaagttcaacttttctggtgaggttagcaccttactgttttgaccaaacaagtgccaatgtttggtctggtttacgaaactgctattcgtgcagacttatgctgtacacatctactcccttttctaccttacttctggtagatccttcatcactctactttcactatatatattctaccagtggttttcctaactaagttttccctagctatttctagacagactcttattgtttcctaacaacactcggccacctactggcagtgacctcaatgcctaaaattataaaaatgatcatacataataaaatacaatgttaaaaataaatcaaaaatggccatatatatatacaataatgctagtatattagttacttgaaggcaaatttttcagtaaagacttaatggtgttgagtttgttaacaactaacaccctgacaatacatatgaaagcaactatggtgagtgctaacaaaacaatatttatcatggacatgataggggaaatgtcagtcttgtacatatggaaaaattgattagctgcttcaagtttgGCAAATGACTAACTCAAGTTTGGATAATTTGAAATTCTTGACATTATCAAAATCATTGATATGGCTAGATAAATTTAAGgtataagaagcaaaaatggtaggcttgtagtacaaataattcaaaataactacttcacaagatgtcacaaaggattttatgttgttaaatattatctgagattgattattcctacaagtgaccttagctgttacttgattctgtgaaaacactaccatttcatcatacaaaatttgacctttgaaatcaaggacTGTAAGGGATATACTCACAGTTATCTCACCATTCCTGTCATTAAATCATCATCAATGCAATACAACTTGTTAAGTGGCTGATAAAAACcctgtatattacaaacaaactcattagtttccagcatgatacaatcatcaaaatctttttcacttagtttcaccaacagaagtgaattttgttgcaatgcaaaatgtactatgccttggttcaaaacaattgacttgttgtttactagcattgggaaagggtaaatggaaattaagttattaacttcattattgttgaagggtatcaccaacacaatgtgatcagaaacccttTTTACACTAATCAAGCTATAGTAAGTAAGAACATCTTGCACCAGCGGTTTGAAGTGATgatctaacatacatttttcaattacaaggtgcaactcactaggactgatgaggtatggtgataaaatgtttttagcgGCTAACATTACTGCATTTAGCAGTTCCTTATGATTCAAcaaaaaggtttctgtttcaaataataacttaGTTACATACTGTGACTTgtttaagtcatttatctctgtagTAATATTCTGAGCCATATTGTTTACAAAGTCCTTTAGTTTAACAATCAAATCCTGGTTCTTGTTAGTTGCATCAATGACCTTAGTCATGATGGTACCTCGTTCCGCGGCCCATaactctaatttttctattctagccctatctttatctacatcaccatcagtagctacaccaaacaaagtgtttaaggctGTGCCTATAAACGGTAATAATGATCTTTTGTTAATCCTCTTGGGTAACACTTGACTAATATCTTCCCtaagcttaaataaaatagaattgttCTGGTTATTAGACATGAGACCTTCAATGTTATCCATTAAACTATTAAGCTCTTGTTGCTGTTCTTCTATGGTTGTAATATTGATGGTTACAACTGCTATGTCGTGTATCATCTTCACATGACCATGTTCTTTTAGGATggctcccttcttgatttgcaagagggagatgcagatatcgctcaccatgagccatagtgaaatccatttcctgcaaatatattctaagcagtaaaccttatacaacaatgttattgacctgttgcacttggtccgatcttttccttaataaattgtatctcggagtcactaatgctgatgaagtatgagaatcatttacgttactgttttccttactacttgactcttttaaatctttaaaattctttaaatgttcttctgaccaaatgtcggaatgtactattttaatatggttccaatgtgcaacagtttcacttaaagttgattcatgcattagcttaaatttatttaactttaatctttctattactctatatggaccttgaaatttaggacttactttaacattaggtccttcaactttgtgattaagcacatatacttgttgacctatttttaattctgggactgttgattgcttattgtaatacttactagacttttgatgtaactccttcaatcgagcccttgtgccttttacggtctcgaaagtccgtcttgttttccatgcaacgtagtcttcgtaattataagtatgtcttggTGGGGATGCTTCGTCTAATAAGGTAttgggcattcttttctgataaccatataacagaaagtgtggggtttccccaacagattcatttacagtgttattaatagtgaactgtacgtcttcaagcattaagtcccaatcttcagtctgtggagttactaaagttttcagtacatcctttatcttacgatttgttctctctactgctccattagagcttggtttataagctgtaacctgacacttgttaatttcataaaactcacacaatttcttcaaaatgtcactagtaaattctcctgcattatcagataataatgtttgagggcatgaatgtctagtaattattctagatttcagagcttctgctacagtagttgcttctctgtttctgactggaatgatctcaacatatctagtcaagtaatctatgaaaactaaaatctgacgattacctctagttgtgtttggaaatggacctacaaaatccattgaaactacttgaaacggagttaattctgatggatatttctcaagaggggcttttacattaacgttacccttgtgtacgttacagatatgacaattttcaacaaatcttttagcttcttcattgcaattcggccaaaaatagtttctagtgactgttctacatgttttctttattccaggatgtcctgacaacttgtaagtgtgtgttagttctaatacttctttggttagtgtgttaggtacatacaatcgtgaacaagcattcggttcatctgatgttttatatagaattccattaattaactgaaatcagactgatcatcctcattttgcattaatttacccactatttttctaatgttagcatatTTTTgtgttcgatctgaactctttctaaatctagatctatgatctgacaactaaaacagaaagtattagttgtgatttatttctcgttttcttcttgcaaccttgacaaagcatctgcaatagtgttatatcttcctgggatatatctaaattctggggcaaattctaatacacttatgaaccatctgttaaacttcatattatttgtgaatgctcttttcttaaatagatcacaaataggtttgtgatctgtaagcacat is part of the Macrobrachium nipponense isolate FS-2020 chromosome 6, ASM1510439v2, whole genome shotgun sequence genome and harbors:
- the LOC135216240 gene encoding uncharacterized protein LOC135216240, producing the protein MKIMKWISLWLMVSDICISLLQIKKGAILKEHGHVKMIHDIAVVTINITTIEEQQQELNSLMDNIEGLMSNNQNNSILFKLREDISQVLPKRINKRSLLPFIGTALNTLFGVATDGDVDKDRARIEKLELWAAERGTIMTKVIDATNKNQDLIVKLKDFVNNMAQNITTEINDLNKSQYVTKLLFETETFLLNHKELLNAVMLAAKNILSPYLISPSELHLVIEKCMLDHHFKPLVQDVLTYYSLISVKRVSDHIVLVIPFNNNEVNNLISIYPFPMLVNNKSIVLNQGIVHFALQQNSLLLVKLSEKDFDDCIMLETNEFVCNIQGFYQPLNKLYCIDDDLMTGMVR